The following nucleotide sequence is from Flavobacteriales bacterium.
GCTGTTCAATATTTTCGAAATAAACGTGATACAATCCCAATGAAAAAGAGGTTAAATCAATTTCAAAGTGTTTTTGATTTGGTTTTATGGTAGCAACCTCAACACCTCTTGCATCAATGATTTTTACCGTTGTTATAATACTTGATGATTGCACCGTTACATTATTGATGGCAGGGTTAGGAAATAATTTTAGACTGCCAAATGAAATACGGGCAATTCCGCCATGGTGTGTTGTGTCCACAACGTGTGTGGTGTCATCACACAATATAGGCAACGGGCTAAGCTCTAGTCTATCGCCTTCTTTGATTGTTTTGCCGCTAAAGGCTGAGCTGTTTGTGGCATATTTGTATGCTCTAAAACAAGCGTTTCCTAAGGGTTTTGTTCCTTGAGTTATTGGCCCTGTAGCCGTGATTGGGTTTACATAACTCCAGAGGATATTTTTATTTTGGTCTATTTCAAAAAAGTGACCTTTTGTGCTTTCACAAATCAAGAAGTGACCATTAGACAACGGTTGAACACTGCTCATGTTTACACTGTAAAAGTCCTTTTTTATAGGGTTGGCGGTATATTCCCACTCCGAATTAGGCGGACCAAAAGGCTTCGTGCCGTCAATGGCATATTTGCCGTTAATATCAAGTGATGGAGTAAACAGTTCTACGGAAGAGTATGCCCGTGTCCCACCATTGTTAAAAAACAGAATTTTACCGGCATTGGGATAACCTTTTGGAATCCATTGTGCATCATGTTGCTTAAAACTTACTTGGTCTGCTGATGTGCCTCTGCCATAAACAGCGGGGTTTCCGTATCTGTATAGTATATCGCCTCCTTTATTTTGTTGTCCACCAAAATGACCGCCGCTCTGTTGGTCGGTGGTGCTGTGGTCTATAATATAAATTTCGCTAAAGGCATGGCAGCTAATCATTATTTGATCTAAATCGGCATTGTAATCAATAGAATTAAAATGAAGCCAATCTTTGTTGTCGGTAACGTAATTAGAGTTAAAATTTAGCCGTTCAGGATACTGCGAAATGATGCCAAAATTGGCTTTTGCGTCGTCATAATCTTGCACCAAATGGTTCATTGCGTCCCAACGCCAAACAATTTGATAGCCGCTATCTTTTAAGGGGACAATTTCCCAAATACTTTCAGTCCAGATAGGTTGTTCGGGGTCAACATGTTGAGGGTCTCTGCCGGCGTTAACAGCATCTTCGTTTGATACCATTCTCCATAGCAAAACCAATAAATGTCCATTTGGCATAAGTTCAATGTCGTGGTGTTGGCTAAAAGAATCGTCAGACAAATTGGCAAACCACACAAGATTGCCATCCCAATCAAATTCTTCAATTCGCCCACCGTTGCCACCGGCATGGTCAAACTCATCGTGCATTACATGAGCCGTTCTCAGCAAGTTGCCGTTGGGTTTTAAATAACACACCGCACCGGGAGTGTAGTTGCTTACCCACTTTTTTACTTCATGCCCACAGTTGTTGAGCAAATAAGTGTTTTTTGAAGGAAATGGAAACAAAAGCGTGTAACCATCAAACGTGGTGCTATCGTTTTTGAACAAACCAACGGTTTGTTGGGCAAAAGAAGAGTTGCTGGTTAGAGCATTTAGAGAAGAAACAAGGCCAACTAAAAGTAAAGTTTTTACATACGTTTTCAAAGAGGGTAAATTAAAAAATCATTTAAATAAAAACCCCAAACGGAGATATGAATACATTTATTTCAAGAATTTTTTTTAAAAATTCTTGAAATAAATAACTAATTGATAATGAGACAAAAAAAGTTAACGGACAACCAAAATTGGACTATAAATCACCGAATTTTCAGCAATGATTTTAACAAAATATTTCCCCGAAGCAAGATGGGATATATCTACTGTGTATTCATTTTCTGGGCTTAAAAAATCATTTGAAAACACCTTTTGTTCAAGCATATCATAAATTTCGATACCAGATATGGGGTGTGCTTTATCATTGGTGGAAATGATTAAAACCTCTGTTGTTGGGTTTGGGTATAAAGTGAAAGCACCAACGTTGACATCTGAAATGGCGGCGTTTTTTCCCGTTGTAAAACTCCAAGCCTTGCACCAATTTCCTGTGGCAAAACTACTTTTTGCCCTCACCCTCCAATAAAAAGTGGTGTATCCTTTTAAGTTGGTAAATGTTGTGGAGTTTCCTGTAGAGCTACGTTCTATTGGCGAACCAAAATTTGGGTCGTCATCAAGCTGCACATCAAACGAAACCGCGGGCATGGCTTGCCATGATAAGCTAATGTTAACCGTTGCATTTTGCAGGTTGTTACTGGGGCTAACCAACACCGGAATATCCATTGTGTCTTTGGTATTAAAAGACCAAGTATAGCTCCAATCTCCAATTTCTTGACCACTGCTATTCTTTGATTTTATGTGCCAGTAATACGTGGTTTTTGGTTTGAGAGCCACTGTTTGTTTTGTGCCGGCGGTAGTATATTGCTTTGGAGAACTAAAATCGGGGCTTTCTGAAAACTGTAGAATATAACTGGCAGCACCACTATATGCCGACCACTCAAAGTTTATACCCAGAGGAATGTTGGAAGAGTTGCTGTCGGGGTATATAAGTTTTGAGGCCTGAATGGGTCGCGTGGTAAAATTCCATACCTCGCTCCAGTCGGTGGTGTCTTTGCTGTGATAAACCTTTCCTCTCCAGTAGTATTTGGTATTGTATTGCACCGGAGCCTCTCCAATGAAATAGTGGAAAAAATCATTGGTGCCTGTATCGGCAAAAACAGATGGGTTTGTAAATCCGGAAGAAGTGTCGAGGTGCAAAATATACCCGGTTGTGCCTTTGATGGAATTCCAGTCAAGACTAATCAAGCTGATATTCGTACTGTTGTTTCTTGGCCAATTAAGCCGCACAGGGTTTAACACTTTAAAAACCCATGTGTCGCTCCAATCGGAGGTATCGGTTTCTGTGATGGCTCGCACTTTCCAATTGTAGATTTGGCCAAAGTACAAATCTCTAACTGTTTTTTGAGTTATGCTGTCCACAATGTACTTCTCCAAAACAGGAGAATTAAAATTGGCCGAACTATCAAGCCAAACTTCATATTTTGATACAAACTTTATAGGGTTCCAGATTAAATCGGTCTCGGCATCTGCACCTAAAAAATTGCTGTTAAACGGGCGAAATAATGTGGGTTTTGAAACCGTAGTAAAACTTTGCCCTAAACCATTTTTACTCCAATCGGAGGTGTCGTATAGGTGCCACATTCGCATTCGCCAATAATAGGTTTGGTTGAACTTCAAGGTTGGTGGCCAATATTTTGTTTGAGTGCTATCCAACACCGTATCCGAAAATAATTCAGAGAAATCTGCTTTTTCGGAAAGTTGAATTTGAAAAAACTCACTTCCCAAAACAGGCCCCGACCACGTTAGACTGTCTTTTACCTGCACCTCTTTGGTACTTAAAAATGGGTAGTATTGGGTAACGGAAGAAACGATTTTATCCGTTGCTGTTCTGCTCCATTCGCCAGTGTCTTTGGCATGAAATGGGCGGCATCGAATGAAATATGTTTGACCATAATCAAGCTTTTCGAGCAATACAAAGGTTGTGTCGGTATAAAAATCCTTTTTGTTAATAGAAGAAAAATCGATGGCCGTATCCACCTGAAAATGATAACCTAACACATTTTTTAGAGCCAACGGTACATATACAGGCTGTGTGGGGCTGGTTCGGGAAATACTGATAAATCGATTTTTTAACCCATCCACTGTAAAGTAGCTGGTTGCCCATAGCGAGGTGTCGTCTGAATGAACGCTGCGAATTCTCCAATAATATTTGGTGTCAAACATCAACTGCCGTATGGTTAAGTATTCTGTTTTGTTAAAATTGTCTGTAGAGTCGAGCAAAACAGGGGAATTAAAATGGGGTGTGGTATCCAGTTGAATCTGCACTGTAGCCGCAGAGATATCGCCCAGCCACTTAAACTCTACGTTTACCCCATTTGAGCTTGAAAAGGGAGAGGGACTTTGA
It contains:
- a CDS encoding T9SS type A sorting domain-containing protein, with the translated sequence MKNLFLRFALLLFSCPAFATMTKPVLFSPLDGSTNVATGPRLYTKNVSGGTEYVFQLAENSSFTNAATKVESSGSSLTSVFFEKLKLNTTYYWRVKVRKSTDSSTWSDAWSFTTLSSIQLYTPTANGQTWTPRLNASTFKVFGYDTFEFQMDSISSFNSSHKKTLILPDTGSNPWVDDYFVNLLFGQKYFCRVRGLKPSGNSPWSDTIYGTVYDSLRPQSPSPFSSSNGVNVEFKWLGDISAATVQIQLDTTPHFNSPVLLDSTDNFNKTEYLTIRQLMFDTKYYWRIRSVHSDDTSLWATSYFTVDGLKNRFISISRTSPTQPVYVPLALKNVLGYHFQVDTAIDFSSINKKDFYTDTTFVLLEKLDYGQTYFIRCRPFHAKDTGEWSRTATDKIVSSVTQYYPFLSTKEVQVKDSLTWSGPVLGSEFFQIQLSEKADFSELFSDTVLDSTQTKYWPPTLKFNQTYYWRMRMWHLYDTSDWSKNGLGQSFTTVSKPTLFRPFNSNFLGADAETDLIWNPIKFVSKYEVWLDSSANFNSPVLEKYIVDSITQKTVRDLYFGQIYNWKVRAITETDTSDWSDTWVFKVLNPVRLNWPRNNSTNISLISLDWNSIKGTTGYILHLDTSSGFTNPSVFADTGTNDFFHYFIGEAPVQYNTKYYWRGKVYHSKDTTDWSEVWNFTTRPIQASKLIYPDSNSSNIPLGINFEWSAYSGAASYILQFSESPDFSSPKQYTTAGTKQTVALKPKTTYYWHIKSKNSSGQEIGDWSYTWSFNTKDTMDIPVLVSPSNNLQNATVNISLSWQAMPAVSFDVQLDDDPNFGSPIERSSTGNSTTFTNLKGYTTFYWRVRAKSSFATGNWCKAWSFTTGKNAAISDVNVGAFTLYPNPTTEVLIISTNDKAHPISGIEIYDMLEQKVFSNDFLSPENEYTVDISHLASGKYFVKIIAENSVIYSPILVVR
- a CDS encoding aryl-sulfate sulfotransferase, translating into MKTYVKTLLLVGLVSSLNALTSNSSFAQQTVGLFKNDSTTFDGYTLLFPFPSKNTYLLNNCGHEVKKWVSNYTPGAVCYLKPNGNLLRTAHVMHDEFDHAGGNGGRIEEFDWDGNLVWFANLSDDSFSQHHDIELMPNGHLLVLLWRMVSNEDAVNAGRDPQHVDPEQPIWTESIWEIVPLKDSGYQIVWRWDAMNHLVQDYDDAKANFGIISQYPERLNFNSNYVTDNKDWLHFNSIDYNADLDQIMISCHAFSEIYIIDHSTTDQQSGGHFGGQQNKGGDILYRYGNPAVYGRGTSADQVSFKQHDAQWIPKGYPNAGKILFFNNGGTRAYSSVELFTPSLDINGKYAIDGTKPFGPPNSEWEYTANPIKKDFYSVNMSSVQPLSNGHFLICESTKGHFFEIDQNKNILWSYVNPITATGPITQGTKPLGNACFRAYKYATNSSAFSGKTIKEGDRLELSPLPILCDDTTHVVDTTHHGGIARISFGSLKLFPNPAINNVTVQSSSIITTVKIIDARGVEVATIKPNQKHFEIDLTSFSLGLYHVYFENIEQQITRTGLSKL